Genomic window (Sulfurospirillum tamanense):
AAATCATCTTCCTTTTTCGTTCTTGGCCTTCCGCGTGCATTTAGTGTCGAAGAAAGCCCGAAGGTTTGCGCTGTTTTTTCCATCCACTCTACCTCTCCCAAAGGGCTTTGACGATTGACGCTGTTGCGTACCGCGTTTAGCGTCTCATCTCTTAAGGGTGTGTTTACATGTAAAGACCAATCAGTCGGCAATACCACCAAAGATTCATCAAGTAAGCCTCTTTGTTGATTTGTTCTCTCCCAAAGTGAACCATAAGGCCAGTTCTGGGCATGCTCTATGAGTTTGGCGCGCAAAGCATTGGCCTCGATGTAGCGCAAGAGGGAGAGGTAGTAACTCTCTTTTTGCACCATAAAACTCTTGTAGCGACCCTGCCAAACATGCCCTGATGTTTTGTTTTTCTTATGGTAGTAGCGCACGTGCGATGTCATGACCCACTGCATAAACCGACTCAAGCTCCCCTTGGCCTTGGACACAAGTAAAAGATGAAAATGGTTTGGCATGAGGCAATACGCGTGAAGTTCAACCGCTTCTTTTTTCAAGCCCTCATGCAGTAATTTTAAAAAATATTCATAATCCTCGGCATCATCAAACACTTGCATCTGCATGTTTCCACGGTTGATGACATGATAAATCCCCCCGACACTCTCAGCCCTAGCAATGCGTGGCATGGATTTTCCTCTACATGTAAAGATTTTTAGGGAGTGTAGCAGAAAGTTTATTTAAAGTAGCCTGTCCCCATTAATCCTTTCTGTCCCCATTAATCCTTTCTCCTGACACTGTTTCTCTCCTGTGATATTAAGATACGGATTTTGCTTTATTTTTTAAATAAATCCACGCACACGTATTAATATTAGATATTCCTCCATTCCTTCTCCATTCTTCTATTTCTTCATCTGTTCTTGGAGCTTTTACATCATCTAACGGGTCAGTATAATTATCAGGAAACTTTAGAAAATCAAAAATTACTATTATACTTTCTTCATTCAATTGGTTATTTATAATTACATTTTTAATTTCTGCCAATGCATCACTGTCTCTACACGTTTCCCAATTTTTTAGCCCAGCATAAAAGGATAAAGGAAATCCATCATTTTCCTTCCATTTAAAAGCTTCTCTCAACTTATGTTGAATCTGATATTTTTGTAAATTAAAAACCTTCTTATGGTGTTCTTCAGTTATTTTATTAGCCAATTCTTCTGTTAATTTTATAACTCTTGATGCTAGTATCCATGTTACTTTATTATTATTTTTGTCTTGGAGTAAGCTATGAATATTCTTTAATTCTTCTAAAGATTTTTCCAAATAAAATTTTGATTTATCTACAATTTTATTTTCCTCATGTAATAATTGCGAGCTAGTTATTGATTTCATTACTGAAGAAGAAGCTAATAAGGCTGAAATTGCAATAAAAAAAGGACTAATGAGCCCACTATCTACCAGTGGTGCAAATATTTTTGAAATAGATTCTTCTGGAAAAAGTTTTAAAAATAATAATACCAGTACCATAAAACAAGCAATAAAAAATAATACATTTACAGCTCTATTGTAACTTTTGTAATCACTTGTTAGTTCATTTATTTTTTCTTTAGCCATCAGAATCTCCTATCTTGATATTTACTTATTATGCAGATATAAACTACAGGCAAAAAATGGAGACAGGCTGCTTTTTAAGCCCCCGCGTAACTTCATTAAGTAAAATAGGGACGAGGCTACTTTTCCAAACCCCACTTAACTTCATTAAGAATCCAAAATCTCATTTATTTGCACCCAGCGATTATATCAAAACCATCACGAAGTCTAGCGTAGCGAAAAATCTGAGTCTGCTTCTTCATCTTTACATGTAAAGATTTTTAGGGAAGTGTAAGAGAATGTCTAAATTTTCAACTTTTCTTGCCACTGGCTTGTATGGCTTTAATAATTTCAGCTAGTTGAATTTTTTCTTTTAGGGAGAGTTCTTCTTGTTCGCTTTTTGCGAATAACCTTAGAAGATAGATTTTTTCACCAAGGGTGAAGAAATAATAAACCCTATACCCAGAACTTTTACCCTTGTTGGCTCTTGGCATTCTTATTTTTTGGGCACCGCTAGTTCCTGAGACAGTATCGCCTCTTGCGGGGTCAAATGCTTTTAAAAACTCTTCAAAGTCAGTATCAAGTGTGGGGTTTTTCTTTTTCGCGTCTTTGTAGTCTTTTTTGAATTTATCCAAAAAAGTAAAAGCGTAGTTAAGCATTAAGTTCTTTTAGGAGGCTTTGGCTGTCGTCAAAAAAGGTGAGTTTGTTGTCCTTAATGTCGCTGAGTGATTTTTGATGGAGCTTATCGCTCTTTATCTCTTGCAAAATCGTCAACAAATCCAAACTCACAGCACTCTCTAAAAAACTCTTGATACTCTCAGGCGTTTTGAAGTAATGCTCTACGGGCTTATTGTCTATGGCTATTTGAAGCATGGTCTGCCTTTTGAAAATCATTTTGGGTTATTATAGCTATTTTGAATCAACTTTAAAATAATAAAAAGTGCTTTGCCTCCATGAGTCTCTAAAACACCAACACCACCAACCCCCTTACATGTAAACCCACTCAAACCCCCACACATCTTCACGACAATTTTGTCATACATTGTCGCAACCCTTACATGTAAAGCTTGCAAAACCCCCAAATCTAGCTGTTTATTCTTGGAATGCGCCTTGCAACCTTGTAAGGCGAAACATATCAACCCAAGGAGCAACCAATGGCAGAGTTACGACAAATCGCCTTTTACGGTAAAGGTGGTATCGGAAAATCCACGACGTCTCAAAACACGCTCGCGGCTATGGCGCACTATTTTGGCAAGAACATCATGATTGTGGGCTGTGACCCTAAAGCGGACTCTACCCGCCTTATCTTGCACGAAAAAAAGCAAAACACCATCTTGCAGCTTGCTGCGGATTTGGGTTCTGTGGAAGACTTGGAGCTTGAAGACGCGCTTCAAGAAGGTGCTGGCATGTTTGGTAAAACAACACCAAACGGTTGGATTAACTGTGCCGAATCAGGCGGTCCAGAGCCAGGAGTTGGTTGTGCAGGTCGTGGGGTAATCACCGCGATTAACTTCCTCGAAGAAGAGGGTGCGTACGATGAAGACGGCCTAGATTTCGTCTCTTACGACGTTCTTGGTGACGTTGTGTGCGGCGGTTTTGCGATGCCGATTCGCGAAGGAAAAGCCCAAGAGATTTACATCGTTATGAGTGGTGAGATGATGGCAATGTTTGCCGCCAACAACATCTCCAAAGGGATTTTAAAATACGCCAACACCGGTGGTGTACGTCTTGCAGGTCTTATTTGTAACGCCCGTATGACAGACCGTGAGTATGACCTAGCTAATGCTTTGGCCGAGAGCCTTAGCACGCAGATGATTCACTTTGTGCCACGTAACAACATCGTTCAAAACGCAGAAATTCGCCGTATGACCGTGGTTGAGTATAGCCCAGAATCCGACCAAGCTAAAGAGTACAAAGAGTTAGCACGCAAAATCGTTGCCAACGACTTTAAAGTGATTCCAACGCCACTTGAGATGGACGACTTGGAAGACTTGTTGATGGAATTTGGTCTTGAGGAAGCGGTTGACGCAGAAAACATCGGCAAATCCGCCGTAGCTTAAGTAAAGGAGCACGCAATGTTTATCATGGGATTTCAGTTTCCTGCCAGTATGGGAAACAAAGTAGACGACAACTTGGTGATCGAGAAAATGGAAGAGTCCATCAAGGGTGTAAGCGGCGTTAAGGCCATCAAACTTACCCACGGAAAACAGTTTGAAAACGAAGTGATGTACGAAAAAACCGACACAGTGCTTGGCAAGTCGCTCATCAGCTACTACACCATGCAAGACCCGCACATCACGGAAGGTTCTAAGTATTTTATCTACACCAACCGCTACCAGATGAGTGCGTTGTCAAAAAAATTCGACACCGACCCTGAAACACAGGCAATGTGTAAACTGTTTGATGGCATGGATTTGTTCAAGCTAGAGCTTGTCTAAAAAGGAGAGAAAATGGGACTAGAAACACTCGAAGAACAACAACGTCGCGCGCTTGCGGAAGTCTTGGATGCGTATCCAGAAAAGGCTAAAAAGAACCGCTCAAAGCATCTAGGTGTAGGCACTCCTGAGGATGATGCCTCCAAAACCTGTGGCGGGGTACGCAGCAACAAAAAAACCGTTCCAGGCGTCATGAGCCAACGTGGATGTGCGTACGCTGGAAGTCGCGGGGTGGTCTGGGGGCCCATTAAGGACATGATTCACATCTCCCACGGCCCTATTGGTTGCGGTCAATACAGCCGAGGCGGACGCCGAAACTATTACATCGGGACCACAGGGATCGATGCCTTTACGACCATGAACTTTAGTACCGATTTTCAAGAAAAAGACATCGTGTTTGGTGGGGATAAAAAGCTTAACAAGAGTTTAGATGAGATCAACGAGCTTTTCCCGCTCAATAACGGCATTTCCATCCAGTCAGAGTGCCCCATCGGCCTCATCGGGGATGACATCGGCGCGGTTTCTAAGGAAAAAACCAAAGAAACAGGCAAGGTCGTCATTCCTGTAAACTGCGAAGGGTTCCGTGGCGTAAGCCAGTCTTTGGGACACCACATCGCCAACGATGCCATCCGCGACTACGTCTTTCCACAGTTTAGCGCGGAAGCTAAAGACCTTGTAAGCACGCCTTATGACGTGGCCATCATTGGGGATTATAACATCGGTGGCGATGCCTGGAGTTCACGTATTTTGCTCGAAGAGATGGGGCTTCGCGTTGTTGCTCAGTGGAGTGGAGACGCGACCTTTAAAGAGATGGCCATGACGCCTAAAGTGAAGCTGAACTTGTTGCACTGCTACCGTAGTATGAACTACATCAGCCGCCACATGGAAAAAGAGTACGGGATTCCTTGGATGGAGTACAACTTCTTTGGCCCCAGTCGCACCGATGAGAGCTTGCGTAAAATCGCCGCTTTCTTTGACGAGTCCATCCAAGCCAAAACCGAAGAAGTAATCGCCAAGTACAAAAAAATGTACGACGAAGTCCTTGCCAAATACCGCCCACGCTTAGAGGGCAAGAAAGTCATGCTGTTTGTCGGCGGCCTTCGCCCACGCCACGTCATCGGTTCTTACGAAGACTTGGGAATGCACGTCATCGGCACAGGGTACGAGTTTGCCCATGATGATGACTACAAACGAACGACCGAAGAGATTGCCCGTTCGACCATCATCTATGACGACGTGAACGAGTATGAGTTGGAAGCGTTTGTGAAAAAGATGCAGCCAGATTTGGTCGCTTCGGGGATTAAAGAAAAATACGTCTTCCAAAAGATGGGC
Coding sequences:
- the nifH gene encoding nitrogenase iron protein: MAELRQIAFYGKGGIGKSTTSQNTLAAMAHYFGKNIMIVGCDPKADSTRLILHEKKQNTILQLAADLGSVEDLELEDALQEGAGMFGKTTPNGWINCAESGGPEPGVGCAGRGVITAINFLEEEGAYDEDGLDFVSYDVLGDVVCGGFAMPIREGKAQEIYIVMSGEMMAMFAANNISKGILKYANTGGVRLAGLICNARMTDREYDLANALAESLSTQMIHFVPRNNIVQNAEIRRMTVVEYSPESDQAKEYKELARKIVANDFKVIPTPLEMDDLEDLLMEFGLEEAVDAENIGKSAVA
- a CDS encoding type II toxin-antitoxin system RelE/ParE family toxin, whose amino-acid sequence is MLNYAFTFLDKFKKDYKDAKKKNPTLDTDFEEFLKAFDPARGDTVSGTSGAQKIRMPRANKGKSSGYRVYYFFTLGEKIYLLRLFAKSEQEELSLKEKIQLAEIIKAIQASGKKS
- a CDS encoding transposase, translating into MPRIARAESVGGIYHVINRGNMQMQVFDDAEDYEYFLKLLHEGLKKEAVELHAYCLMPNHFHLLLVSKAKGSLSRFMQWVMTSHVRYYHKKNKTSGHVWQGRYKSFMVQKESYYLSLLRYIEANALRAKLIEHAQNWPYGSLWERTNQQRGLLDESLVVLPTDWSLHVNTPLRDETLNAVRNSVNRQSPLGEVEWMEKTAQTFGLSSTLNARGRPRTKKEDD
- the nifD gene encoding nitrogenase molybdenum-iron protein alpha chain, which codes for MGLETLEEQQRRALAEVLDAYPEKAKKNRSKHLGVGTPEDDASKTCGGVRSNKKTVPGVMSQRGCAYAGSRGVVWGPIKDMIHISHGPIGCGQYSRGGRRNYYIGTTGIDAFTTMNFSTDFQEKDIVFGGDKKLNKSLDEINELFPLNNGISIQSECPIGLIGDDIGAVSKEKTKETGKVVIPVNCEGFRGVSQSLGHHIANDAIRDYVFPQFSAEAKDLVSTPYDVAIIGDYNIGGDAWSSRILLEEMGLRVVAQWSGDATFKEMAMTPKVKLNLLHCYRSMNYISRHMEKEYGIPWMEYNFFGPSRTDESLRKIAAFFDESIQAKTEEVIAKYKKMYDEVLAKYRPRLEGKKVMLFVGGLRPRHVIGSYEDLGMHVIGTGYEFAHDDDYKRTTEEIARSTIIYDDVNEYELEAFVKKMQPDLVASGIKEKYVFQKMGLPYRQMHSWDYSGPYHGYDGFAIFAKDMDLAINSPVWSHSKAPWDNN